The window GTGGCTGGGTACAGGTGACGCCTCACGGTGGCATTTTCCTTGTAAATAGAGCAAACTTCAGTGGTACAAAGCTATACCCCTTTGTTTCTAAGTGGGCCGCCAGCTTATTTCCATTGTGAAGGAGGTGAGGGtggaaataagttaagcccaagtcTCCAAAACGAGTTCTTTTGTTCTTTTGTCTTAATTTGGCAAAAAGGTCCTATAAGctgcaaaagaactggccctaccaTGAGTTGATTTCACGGTCAAGATCAAGCAATTAGTCACTCCTAAAATTCTACCTTCTTCATTGTATAGCCTAATATGGTAGGCAGCTAAAAGTATAGATATTCATATAATGATGAACTGGTAAACAAGGATTCTTTTTCCATTAACTAAATCACAAAGCTGCCATAAAAAAGGCAGTTCTGGACATGAAACTTACCCTGCCAACAATCCCATAACTCGGAAATATCCATTATTTGCCTGTTTCCTTAACATCATCTGAATCTGAGTCACTAGCATTGTACCCTAAAACAAAACAACATGTTACCAATAAACAAAAGAAGCACATACACCTTTTACATGAACAAGTTGAAGATATGAAGGACGCTTGAAATTAGCCAAGGACGGCTAACCTGGGCGTTTATTGCAAACTTTCCAGACTGTAGACCGATATCTTGATGCTTTCTCCATCCAAATTCTAGACTATACAATGAAAAAATTCTTGGTTAGTCAATCAAATATTTGCAGCAATACAACATAACGAGAAGACATGTAATTCAATAGAAGTAGTAAACTGAAACTTCTGCAAGTACAGTAAATGACTGCCTTTTCAGTATCTACTGCCTTTTCAGAATAGCTCATGCTCCATCAACTGAACTGCAAGCCTATTATGTGTTGTTGGTAAACGGTCAGGCTAAAGTCGTAACAAAAAATTGGCAGTCATAtattacctccgtcccaaaattcttgtcttaggtttgtctagatacatatgtatctaacactaaaacatgaCTAGATACAGACGTATGtcacgtatctagacaaatctaagacaggaattttgggatggagggagtatatgtttaaGCTCATGTTTGCGGCATGGACTTCACTTCCCTTTACATGTAGCGAATACTTGTTACCAAAATTTATAACCTTGTGATTATCCGAGGCATCATGTTTGTGTCCATTCATTTGGCTATTAATCAATTTACATGCTCCATGCAATCAAACAGGTTACAGATCTATTTGCGCGGTTCCAGTTTCATGCAACTATATCGATAAGTACATAATTGTGCCACGATGCAAGTACTAGCATAGCAAGAAGGCAAACATGCTCAAGGCACACCTAATTATGTACAAGTTCACTAAAGAAGTTTTGACACTGCCATAAGATTTATGATGCAGGATATAATAGGATTGAGCATAATAAACCGTAGAACATGCAAATCTAGGTTTCTCTCAAGAATCACGAACTTTCATATTCCAAGGCCAGGTATCCAGATCGAGGTCGCTAGTAAAGGCGGCTCCTTTTATTCCAGATTCCATAAAAATCCGGAGCGACAGCGAAGGAAGGGCTCACCTTGTGCTCGTTCTTGTTGACGCCGTAGCCGCTGCGGTACATCTGACCGACGAGGACCTGCATGGCGGCGTCGCCGGCGCGCGCCTCCTTGAGCGTGTCCTGGAACCACCGCTTCGTGCAGTCCAAAACCACCTCCGCGAGCGGCACCCGGTCGTCCTCCTGCATCCCGCATGCCGCCGCCACATCCCGCACCTCGGCCCGTCCAGAGCTGGCCCCGGCGGCGGCGCCGGGACCGGCGTTCCTGGGAGTATCCAGCGGAGCGGTCGGGGTCTTCGCTGCCTTGCTAGCGGCGGGGGAGAAGCGGGCGTAGGGGCGGACAGCGGCGGCTAGGGCGGCGGCTGGGAAGCGCCTGCCCATGCAAAGCTGGGGTTTCAGGGGAAGAGGGGGGGAGAATAGATGGGAGCGGAGGCGGACGGTGGAGTAAAGCAAGGGCTTTTCTGCGAGACGTGGAAAGGTTTAATTTTTAAGTGGAAAAGGTTGGTGGTGCCAAGTACGTAAAAGAGTTAGAATACAATTGCAAAAAGGTTAGAATATACAAATACATAACTGAAGAGAGGAAGATTTACATATTTTTTTATAAATCACTATAAGCTCCCTCGGGATGGAAGCACAGTCGATTGAGGGCATTGATTTCCATTTGGTGCTTAATTTCAACCAGGTCGCTTGTTGGATATTTGGAGGGATCTCCTGCTGGGTGGGCCTTGTTGGTAAGTGGATGGGTCGTGTGGAACTTCGTTGTCAATGGTGGGGGCGATCTTTCCTGGTCAAAGACCGGTAGGCGGTGTGGCATCTTGGAGCCACTCGGGTGAAACATGTCGCTCTGTTGATGTCTTCGTTGTGGTGGGTTGAGGTCAGCTTTGGGGTGGTCGACACTGGTGGTGCGAGGATAGTGAGATTTGGCGAGGAACTGGAGTGGATTACGGGAGCAGTCATCCTTATTGTCGCTTGATGATGCCATTGAAGGAGCTCAGTCGGGGGATGTCGTTGTTGTTGGAGGACATCCGCCCATGTGCGTGTGGCTGTCATTGGAGGACCTCCGTCGTCGTCGTCTCTGTTGTTGGAGGATTTTCGCCCTCGCTTCTGTTGCGTGCGGGTGTGTTGATGCTCTGTCTTGGTATGTTTTTATTCACCTTCCATTTAATTTGTTTTTCTTTGGGCTAATGTGTTGTTGTTGTGAGGGAAAAGAAGAAGTCGCCAATGTTGGGCACTGCAAGAGGCGGAGGCTACGTGGGTTATCGGAGATGGGGGAAGAGAGGATCGGTCCAGGGCTGCGTGGCTGAGAGAGAGGAGGATTGCTACTGCTTTGTATAGCTTATGCATGGAGTGTGATTGCTCCAATTTTTTTCATGTTGTA is drawn from Triticum dicoccoides isolate Atlit2015 ecotype Zavitan chromosome 4A, WEW_v2.0, whole genome shotgun sequence and contains these coding sequences:
- the LOC119285442 gene encoding uncharacterized protein LOC119285442; protein product: MGRRFPAAALAAAVRPYARFSPAASKAAKTPTAPLDTPRNAGPGAAAGASSGRAEVRDVAAACGMQEDDRVPLAEVVLDCTKRWFQDTLKEARAGDAAMQVLVGQMYRSGYGVNKNEHKSRIWMEKASRYRSTVWKVCNKRPGYNASDSDSDDVKETGK